One genomic window of Streptomyces sp. WP-1 includes the following:
- a CDS encoding amino acid permease: protein MTEDATDDATDDATADVPSDEERLAQLGYTQVLARRMSAFANYAVSFTIISVLSGCLTLYSFGMTTGGPAVITWGWVAVGLMTLLVGLSMAEICSAYPTSAGLYFWAHRLAPARSAAAWAWFTGWFNVLGQVAVTAGIDFGAASFLGAYLNLQFGFEVTRGRTVLLFAAILLLHGLLNTFGVRIVAFLNSVSVWWHVLGVAVIAGALAVVPDHHRSTSFVLTHFVDRTGWGSGVYVVLLGLLMAQYTFTGYDASAHMTEETHDAATAGPKGIVRSIWTSWIAGFVLLLGFTYAIQSYDKELASPTGAPPAQILLDALGATSGKLLLLVVIGAQLFCGMASVTANSRMIYAFSRDGALPFSRLWHTVSPRTRTPVAAVWLAALAALALGLPYLINSTAYAAVTSIAVIGLYLAYVVPTFLRVRKGAAFQRGPWHLGRWSGVVGVISVLWVLAITILFMLPQVSPVTWETFNYAPVAVLVVLGFAATWWLVSARHWFLAPASTPVKN from the coding sequence ATGACAGAAGACGCGACAGACGACGCGACAGACGACGCGACCGCTGATGTGCCGTCGGACGAGGAACGGCTGGCCCAGCTCGGTTACACGCAGGTCCTCGCCCGCCGTATGTCGGCGTTCGCCAACTACGCGGTGTCCTTCACGATCATCTCGGTCCTGTCGGGCTGTCTGACCCTCTACTCCTTCGGCATGACCACCGGCGGCCCCGCCGTGATCACCTGGGGCTGGGTCGCGGTCGGCCTGATGACGCTGCTCGTGGGGCTGTCGATGGCCGAGATCTGCTCGGCCTACCCGACCTCGGCCGGACTGTACTTCTGGGCCCACCGGCTGGCGCCCGCGCGTTCGGCGGCGGCGTGGGCGTGGTTCACGGGCTGGTTCAACGTGCTGGGCCAGGTCGCGGTCACCGCGGGCATCGACTTCGGCGCCGCGTCCTTCCTCGGCGCGTATCTGAACCTCCAGTTCGGCTTCGAGGTCACGCGCGGGCGCACGGTCCTGCTCTTCGCCGCGATCCTGCTGCTGCACGGCCTGCTGAACACCTTCGGGGTGCGGATCGTCGCCTTCCTGAACAGCGTGAGCGTGTGGTGGCACGTGCTCGGCGTGGCCGTCATCGCCGGCGCGCTGGCCGTCGTACCCGACCACCACCGCTCGACGTCCTTCGTCCTCACCCACTTCGTCGACCGGACGGGCTGGGGCAGCGGCGTCTACGTCGTGCTGCTCGGCCTCCTGATGGCCCAGTACACCTTCACGGGCTACGACGCCTCCGCCCATATGACCGAGGAGACGCACGACGCGGCCACGGCGGGCCCGAAGGGCATCGTGCGTTCCATCTGGACGTCCTGGATCGCGGGATTCGTGCTGCTGCTCGGCTTCACCTACGCGATCCAGTCGTACGACAAGGAGCTGGCGTCCCCGACCGGCGCGCCGCCGGCCCAGATCCTCCTGGACGCGCTCGGCGCCACCTCCGGCAAGCTGCTGCTCCTGGTGGTGATCGGCGCCCAGCTCTTCTGCGGCATGGCCTCCGTGACCGCCAACAGCCGCATGATCTACGCCTTCTCGCGCGACGGCGCGCTGCCCTTCTCCCGGCTCTGGCACACGGTGAGCCCGCGCACCCGCACCCCCGTGGCGGCGGTCTGGCTGGCCGCGCTCGCCGCGCTGGCCCTCGGCCTGCCCTACCTGATCAACTCGACGGCGTACGCGGCGGTGACGTCCATCGCGGTGATCGGCCTCTACCTCGCCTACGTCGTCCCGACCTTCCTGCGGGTCCGCAAGGGCGCGGCGTTCCAACGGGGCCCCTGGCACCTGGGCCGCTGGTCGGGCGTGGTCGGGGTGATCTCGGTCCTGTGGGTGCTGGCGATCACGATCCTCTTCATGCTCCCCCAGGTCTCCCCCGTCACCTGGGAGACCTTCAACTACGCCCCGGTCGCCGTCCTGGTCGTCCTGGGCTTCGCCGCCACCTGGTGGCTCGTCTCCGCCCGCCACTGGTTCCTCGCCCCCGCCTCCACCCCCGTCAAGAACTAG
- a CDS encoding NADPH-dependent FMN reductase has protein sequence MILLLSGSLRAGSANEALLRTARAVAVEAGAEALVYEGLGRLPHFNPDDDREPLPAAVAGLRAAIDAADAVLICTPEYAGTLPGAFKNLLDWTVGGTEICDKPVAWVNVAAPGRGQGAEATLRTVLGYTGAAVVEAACARVPVGHGDVGADGVVADPEIRRRVGDVVRLLAAAGAGEA, from the coding sequence ATGATTCTGCTGCTGTCCGGGAGCCTGCGGGCCGGTTCCGCCAATGAGGCGCTGTTGCGGACGGCGCGGGCGGTGGCGGTCGAGGCGGGGGCGGAGGCCCTGGTGTACGAGGGGCTGGGGCGGCTTCCGCACTTCAATCCTGATGACGACCGGGAACCGCTGCCGGCGGCCGTGGCCGGGTTGCGGGCGGCGATCGACGCGGCGGACGCGGTGCTGATCTGCACGCCGGAGTACGCCGGGACACTGCCGGGCGCGTTCAAGAACCTGCTGGACTGGACGGTCGGCGGGACCGAGATCTGCGACAAGCCGGTCGCCTGGGTCAATGTGGCGGCGCCGGGCCGGGGACAGGGCGCGGAGGCCACCTTGCGGACCGTGCTCGGGTACACCGGCGCGGCCGTCGTGGAGGCGGCCTGTGCGCGGGTGCCGGTGGGGCACGGTGATGTGGGGGCGGACGGGGTGGTCGCCGACCCGGAGATCCGCCGACGGGTCGGGGACGTGGTACGCCTGCTGGCGGCGGCCGGGGCGGGGGAGGCGTGA
- a CDS encoding leucine-rich repeat domain-containing protein yields MTADSARVLNLWRRQLGRVPESVWERSGLQVLILADNGLTALPDGIGRLRDLRTLDLGHNRLASVPPEIGELTGLDGFLYLHDNALGELPEALGNLTRLRYLNVGENALRALPETVGRMAGLVELRAQYNRLTALPDSIGGLGRLRELWLRGNELADLPASMGALKELRHLDLRENALPELPPCLAGLPLLRQLDVRGNRLTRLPDWLVDLPALEKLDLRWNDCPRESPLTAELERRGCVVLL; encoded by the coding sequence GTGACGGCGGATTCCGCGCGGGTGCTGAACCTGTGGCGGCGGCAGCTGGGGCGGGTGCCCGAGTCGGTCTGGGAGCGGTCCGGGCTCCAGGTGCTCATCCTCGCCGACAACGGGCTCACCGCGCTGCCGGACGGCATCGGGCGGCTGCGGGATCTGCGGACCCTGGACCTCGGGCACAACCGGCTGGCCTCGGTGCCCCCGGAGATCGGGGAGCTGACCGGGCTCGACGGCTTCCTCTATCTGCACGACAACGCGCTGGGCGAGCTTCCCGAGGCACTGGGGAACCTGACGCGGCTGCGGTATCTGAACGTCGGGGAGAACGCCCTCAGGGCCCTGCCCGAGACCGTCGGCCGGATGGCCGGGCTGGTCGAACTGCGGGCACAGTACAACCGGTTGACCGCGCTGCCCGACTCCATCGGGGGCCTCGGCCGCCTTCGCGAGCTGTGGCTGCGGGGCAACGAACTGGCGGACCTGCCCGCGTCCATGGGCGCGCTGAAGGAGCTGCGCCACCTCGACCTGCGCGAGAACGCGCTGCCCGAACTCCCGCCGTGCCTGGCCGGCCTGCCCCTGCTGCGGCAGCTGGACGTGCGCGGCAACCGGCTCACCCGGCTGCCCGACTGGCTCGTGGACCTGCCCGCACTGGAGAAGCTGGACCTGCGCTGGAACGACTGCCCCCGGGAGTCCCCGCTGACCGCGGAGCTGGAGCGGCGGGGCTGCGTCGTCCTGCTGTGA
- a CDS encoding DUF2637 domain-containing protein has translation MDRIHDEDVLCDYEFSTLEMQWDPVEELAQMLSGASAANPDPAPPHGRSSHRKNRRRIRTEPGLLRDNQRGAPVTLLIATISVCALCMLGWSFSYSYAQLRATASSVLPMRLAQWWPLTVYGPWLVAALSILRATVQNRSARRSWGVLLGASVMAVALCVCHAAHSPLSLIIFGIPPITALVCFWEIVGQVSSKVARPRHAAHSRRNPKAQGPYDVR, from the coding sequence ATGGACAGGATTCACGATGAAGACGTTTTGTGTGACTATGAGTTCAGCACGCTCGAGATGCAGTGGGACCCGGTCGAAGAGCTGGCCCAGATGCTGTCCGGCGCGTCCGCCGCGAATCCCGACCCGGCCCCGCCGCACGGCAGGTCCAGCCACCGGAAAAACCGCCGGCGCATCCGTACCGAGCCCGGATTGCTGCGTGACAATCAGCGCGGTGCGCCCGTCACGCTGCTGATCGCCACCATCTCGGTGTGCGCGTTGTGCATGCTGGGCTGGTCCTTCTCCTATTCCTACGCCCAACTCCGCGCCACCGCTTCCTCCGTACTGCCGATGCGCCTCGCGCAGTGGTGGCCGTTGACGGTGTACGGGCCCTGGCTCGTGGCGGCGCTGTCCATTCTGCGGGCGACGGTACAGAACAGAAGTGCCAGAAGATCGTGGGGAGTTCTGCTGGGCGCCTCCGTGATGGCGGTCGCCCTGTGCGTCTGCCATGCGGCGCATTCCCCGCTTTCCCTGATCATCTTCGGAATTCCGCCGATCACCGCCCTGGTGTGTTTCTGGGAGATCGTCGGCCAGGTCTCCTCCAAGGTGGCCCGACCCCGGCATGCCGCGCACAGCCGCCGCAATCCCAAGGCGCAGGGTCCGTACGACGTCAGGTGA